TTGTAGATAAAGGAAAAGCACcacctttctctcttctcaaaaGTATCAAGTATCAAGAGCTGGCTTTCCCCCAAAGgattatattcatttttccattttccaaaattacTTTTGACCTCttccaaaacaagacaaaaagccAAGAGTTTAAATCTATTTTGTACTACACCACTAAGATTTCTTTGCAAAGTTCAGTGCATTCTCAACCCACTGCCCGAGGACTAAGAGGAGAAATGCGGAAAGAGCAACtgattaagaagaacaaaatcgAGGTTCTGTTCCTGGCTCTACCACAAATCAGCGACGAGGATCAGCTTCCCTAGGGCCCCTTGCTTCCTCACGTGTGAAGTGAGGATAACAGTCGCCCCACAGCCTGCATGCTGGCAGGTTTAGgagataatacataaaaatgctTAACAAACAGTGAAGTTCAACTGAATTCAGAGACAGCGCTACTTACCTGGAGTCCTGTGGCCACAGCTTCTACGGTTTGCCATTCCCATGTATGCTTTTCAGAAATAACGCCAACTTTTACCAACAAAGCAATAACTACTGCTTGCCTATATGTTAGGAAAAGGTAAACGCCAAATCTATATCAAGCATAAAATGAgcaggtgttttaaaaatatgccgTTTAAAAAGTTAAACCCAGTACCACCTGTGGGCtgaccaccgccaccaccaccctgcctttACCACATACTCCTGAGGACACCAGGTATCCGTAGTCTATGTATGTTTTACAGATTTACTCTTCTGGTACAGTTTCATCACATGAATTTTGATTACGTACTCTTAAAACTTACAGTCTGGCTTTTggcttacagtttttttttattttgaaatgctgCACAAGTAATTAGATTTTAAGTTCTTCCTATACATAGACAAATGCCTGACACCTTGTACAATAGcaatttaaagtgaaataaaggaCAAATACTTAAATGTTATCTACACATGTATTAATtgattattcaaattattttaaaaaatattttgaaaccagTCTTGTTTGATGTCAAGACAGGGAGTCCACACTGAGCATTTCAAGCAAACCTAGGGATCTGCCCTAGGTTAAATTTAAACAGACAATAATGAGGTAGTAGACAAGGTTTCACAGATCTGTATACAAGAATATTCACTCCAATATTGCttgtaacagtaaaaaaaaaaaaaaaaaaaaaaaaaattaggaacaaCCTAAACGTCAACAGGAGATTGACATTAGAAAGTGATATCCACACATCAGAATACTTTGcggaaataaaaaaaatccaagcaatAACAAAATATCCTGTTACAAAGACCTGTACCTACAATACACTAACACATCACTGAGTTCTACAAGTTCTTATAGTATGAACTATTTCTTTGGAGTTTTATATATGACGTGCACCACAATGTCAATCACTTTTTTCTGGGTGGTGggatttcaaagatttttcttttcctcctctttgtaTTATTTGTGTATTATTAAATTTGGTGTATTTGTTTCTAGGCCCCTATCACCCACTCCTTTACTAAACTGGGACCatgtatagttttgttttttgttttaaaaaatatttttactgatgAACATTGCCTCACATCATTAAATATTCTACATTATGTTTATCTCTAAACTGTAGAGTTTTCTCTTATATGAAAAGACCACaacttattttaatgattttcttagTGTTGATACATTTAGTgactcaaattattttcttataaatgttACAGTGACcatctgattatttctttatgaaaaatCAAGAAGGGCTAAAAGgatgtactttttaaaaggtaAGTAGACATTTTAGTTCATCTTCTGTATTAAGGCTAAAAAAATTCTCTCTAATCAACAAGTTTTATTGCTCTTtagaaaatgagaacatttaagagaaAGCAACACttaccaaaaagaaacaaaaaccaccaGTTTTACACAAAGAAATTTGCCAACAGGTTGGATTGGACTCAGTTCTTCCTTCAGTACTTTGTAAAATAGCAGGAGACAATACATGGCAAACTAGAAACAATTAAACAATTAAACTTCTTCAATAAGAACAAATATGGTATTAGAAATATTCAGGTTATAAACCAGAGACCTGGTACAGAATAAAGTTTCAGGCAACATTTTCTAGGctttattatgctttttttttcagattaacaagcttttatagttttctgtggatgaatatatataatatgaaatttCTTAGAGGAGAAACATCTTCCCTGAAAATTGTTTTAAGTGTTCACTTACTGGGGCCCACAAAAACACAGTGAATAAGTGACTGCCATGAATGGAAGAAAAGGCTCTCATTCGACCAAATAAAATCATCTGTCTGCTTATTAATGACTTTTATACACAAATTACCATTCATTTTATAAGGGTTGAGCTTACTAACTATAGTCTATCTTAAGTAACACCATCTGCATGTTATTTATAAGTCAACACATTAAATAAGtactatttcaataaaattgtGACCATAAAATTGGAAAGGAATCAGGGAAACAATTTTTCTTGAGGGCAGTATGTTAATCCAGctgaatttactttttaaagataaatgctcAAGACATTATTAACTATTTTTAGATATAAGTTGTAATTAGTGTAGCGTGCACAGCAATAAATATTCTCCTCAAAGTTTACTTTTCCCcattataaaatgttcatttaaagTACTTTAGAATATGAAAGCAGTGAAGTATAAAGTTGTCCACAGGCCCACCATCCAACCATTCCTTTCCACACCATAAGGTGGTTTTTAACAGGTATCATcaactaaatataaaattttgttgcctgattttttttcccccacttaaaGTGCCCCTTTTCCACATATTTCATTAAATAACTGCCTAGTGTTTGGGCCGGTGGAAGGACCATTGTATATCTAACCAGTCCTGATTACTAGGCTTCGGACTGTTACCAGGCTTTTGCAATTACAAACAATAAgctttatatacaaaaatattcaaagcAAAAGTACTTCTGACCATTTCTTGAGGAGGCATTCCCAGAAATGGAGTTACTGGTTCCAGAGAATATGGATGTGTGAGAAAGCTTTGAATACACAggaacttaatttttattataaacctCTAACACCACACATGCATATCACTGCACTGAAACTACTACCTTGCTGAAAGcattgattaaaaattttaaataaaatgcacacTCTTAAGTTGAAGGGATCCAACAGTTAGATCTTTAGAGCATTTCAGCTTCTATAacatcattttaatcttttttaaaaaaaatagcattgtTAAAAAAACTTggctttctcagttttctttttattccaaataATGAGacttttattctctcattttgaTTCAAACCCGGTACCGCCATATgccaattaaatatttttcttataaatatgcctaaggttttttttttttaaggagagcactgtgtttttatttatgaCATATCCACATAACCGTGCATTCGATACCAGAACCAAATGAAAACACACAATCAATGTATAAGTTAACAGTCAGGTCAATGTCTAAGTCAGCAAATAACTAACAAAGATATTGTATCTTTATGTATGtataaagataaatgttaaaGGTTCTTCAAGTTCTTCCTGCAAATCAAGtttcaatattaaaaagtaaCAGTAAGTTTTATTCGGGAAGAAACTTTCCCTAAAAAAATTCAGAGTTATGGACACTGATTCAGTATGGTCGAAATGAGTATTTACTTACCAACTGTGACATATTGTTTATTATAACCAAGTAAGTCCAAGCATTTGAAAAGCTGAAGTTCCCTTCATCATATATATGAAGCATCTCACAGATTCTAAAGCACGGTGAAAATGAGACAACTTTATGAATAactaaatcaaaatatattttaaaatacaacattGACAGTAATACTTAAATTCAGAAGTCAGTTTAAAAGATCCTGTAGATAATCACTTGATAGATTATCCAGTGATAAAGGTGGTtcaaatttaaaggaaaacatttttccaCAAATGTTACCATATGATTATTTCTCCAGCTTGAAGTAAATCCAAAAGACACATACACTGAACTAGAATGGGTTAATTATTAGAGGCAAACAAATTATGCTGCCAGTTTCTCAAAAGCTTGATTGTTACAAACATATAATGCAGGCCTCCAACTACAACTGTAATTTTATCTCCCAAACTGTCTTGGAGGCAACTTCAATTATGACCCAGATCTAAGTGTTAAGTTATTTGATTACCCAATTTCTAAATAGCCAAGAAATAAAGCATGCCTTCAGAAATAAGTGAATTAGTCTTAATGCCAAGGTAAATGTCTGAAAAATTGCCAGCATAAAAGCAGAACAGAGAACTGAAGGCTTCCTTTACCTCTCTTCCCATCCTTCCTGTGAGCAGACAGACTGTTGGTTGTAACTAGCAGATAAAACATGCAATCTACCTGCTTTAAACTACCTGATGCTCTTAAATTTTTAGGGAATAGTTTTACTAGGTAGCTTAATGATACCCCATTTAACCTTAAGTGCTATGCCttgacagaattttttaaaaagaaaactatgacTTCTTTAGAGTACAGTactcatttagaaaataaaaccatGCAATGACTCTGAAGTGGTTTACTTTAATGTCATGTACTAGATGTTTCTGTAAAACTGTGTGAACATTAATACTTGaagaagagtatttttaaaatgctttctaaaaATCTCTAGAGAGAGTATTATTTTGAAGAATTCTGTAGTGAATTCTATGAAAGGTCACCTTATTTATTCTAATATAGCATGGTttctatatagttttttttttataacagacTAGATGTGTTACATACAAAACActttttacatgtttttctactcAGTTGTTTCCACTTAAGTAAGAGcatgaggatttaaaaaaaaatgaataataatataactacttaCAAAGCAAAGATGGTGGTGAATGGTCTGACAACTGTATACTGCAATACACCCAGTTTGCATCTAAACAGCAATACTCTGCCAGAGAAAAAGAACTTAGTTTTCATTTCAACTCCTCATTTCAATTGTATCAGGTTTCTCCAAAGCCCCCAAATTAAAATCACTTTGACAAATGATGCCAGATTTATATTTAATCCTTTTAATTCAGTCATTCTAAATGGCTATTGGGAAAGAATGTGGATGCCCGCAAAcaagttatttaaatatattttaaaaatcatgtaacaATTGCATCTTCTGAAAGATCTCCCTCTCTGAGCACAGTCTCAAGTTCCTGAACAGCACAGAAGAGAACAAGAATGAAGAACAGAAGTGGGGGTGCCTGTGTGGTTCTGGAAGAAAACTGAGCAGCAAATAAATTACGTGTAGCCTTGTGTGTATGAAAGCATATTTAGAAAGTATTATTTACATTTAGGATTCAGTTTCTTTTCAAGCTTGGTGTTTCTGTATCATTCCAGAGATTATTATTGACTCTGAGCTCTGAATCAGATACTCTGAAAGGACAAAACAAAGATCCTGCATAAAACAGTTTTTATTCTATCACTGAAGTCACTTAATGTACGGGGAAATTCACGAGGagtaacaaacaaaacaaagaagttcCAAAACATCAACTACCAAAAAAAAGGCTCTCTACCCGACAGCCTTGTGCAAGTAAGCCTTTAAAAAACCAAGTTGCTCTGAGGGCAAAAGTTTATGTAGCACTCCTTTATCAATCTTATGTATTACAAATCCTCTAATTTAAGAATTACATCGATACTGAGACGAAGGTGAGTCTGACATACAGACTGTGAGGTACTAGGTCACTAGGACTGAACAAAAAACTGTTGGTGTTCTGTGTGCTGAGAGCCTTCCCGGTGCTGAGGTGGTTCACTCCCACCCCTCTGTGGAGGTGGGCCCGGGGCTGCACTTGGGCTTCTTGCAAGACCTTGTGATCAGGATGCCTGGGCCGTACATGCCGTGCTTCCGGCCCCACACTCCTTACAAAGTAAGTTAAGTGGGAGTTGGGTTACACCTACAGTGTTTCACAAGCTGATCATCAAATCAAACCTGAGACCACCATGGTGACTATGCAAATGTATTAAATAGTCAGATACCTTTGAAAGCTGTGGAGAATTAATGAACTGGAAGGTGTAGCTGAAGAAATTGCCCAGAATAGGAAAGGCTGAGACAAAGAGACAAATGTGAAAGGGAGTTacaaagaacagaacagaatcaGAAGGTCTAACATGCACTCAAAGTTATAGAAGAGGACTGAAAGGCAAAATTGGAAGAGATTATGGCTGAGAACTTTTCAGAACTGATTGAAGACACAAATCTACAGACTGAGGCACACTGTAAATTAAGCaggactgaaaacaaaaacaaagtaacttACATACTCCAGAGTGAAACTGCAAAACATCAAAGACAGGGAGGGTCTTAAAAATGCAGTTGGACATGTCACCTATAGTGGAACGATGATTAGCTTGACAGCAGAGGCTTAACAGTAACAACTGAAGCCAGAATTAGATGggataaaaatcttcaaaatgtttagaaaacattCCTGTCAGCAGAGAATTACATCCAGCAAAACTATCTTTCAAGAATGAGggcaaaataaagacactttTGGATAAGTATATCTGAGAAAATTTGCTACTGAGACACTGACACTAAAGGAACTTTTAAGTGAGCCAATGGAATAAACTGAAATTGCATTCCTACCTCACACAACATATGAAGAAAAAAGCAATGTGTTTATTAGtcttaatggaaaaaatatgaaatgtttagaaGAAAAGCACAGGAGAGTGTTTCTGTAATCCTGTGGCTGGGAAGAATTTTTGGAGTAAGACACAAAAATACTTACTATAAATAAGACTGATAAATTCAACTATATTAAAATTCACAACAACTTCCATTTATcaaaagatataataaaagtgCCAAAGCatgccaaaaactggaaaaagatatttttaaacacacattAAATAAGGAATTGGTATATAAACATATAAGGATCCCCTACAGACAGacagcccattaaaaaaaatcagaaacagcaACAATCATTCcttagaaaaggaaatacaaatggctaaAAAACGTTTTAAAAGTTGCTCAATCTCACTACTAATCAGGGAAATCAAGAGCACAGTGATACTTTGCACCCTCCTGACAGGCAAACATAAAGAGGTCTGGGTATTTCTAAATATAGGTGAAGTTGTGGTtcactgagaaatattttctaccGTTAATGGGAGAGTAATCTGGTACTGCCACTCTAGCAAACAATTTATCACAAACAAAGTTGAACAAAACCTAAAAACCTAGCATATCTATTCCAAGGTATATGCCCCAGAGcaatttttttcaaactgtgtCAAATTCAACTTGGGCTGTGAcgcaaattttaaaaacaagagggaagaagggaataCGTAATAAGAGTTAGTACTGTTTCATGAGAAAATCTCTTTCATAACTGTATTAAATCACTAGGTAAAATAAATGGTCCCCACCTCTCATACACAATATCTAACGTTCATTCAAAGAAAACTCTTTGTGCTCACTGCTTATGTTACAGAAACCAGAACATAAAAAGCAGATTTAGTTTTATCATCTAAGGATAGGAAACTCCCCATGGCATTTGCATCTTAAACCAAAGCATCACACTGAATTATCCTAAACAGCAACAGCCTGATTAAACATCAGATATATAACACCAGTCTTCCAGGAGAAGGAAACTAACTGGTAACCTACAACGTACTTACATACAAGAGAATGAGAAGTTTTATCGTTACTAAAACCATACCCCCAAACCGCATGATTCTGGTAAATGCTTAATGTCTTCAAAGGACAGAAAACCTGGGTTATAGTTATGGATGCACTGCTGATAGTGTTCAGGCAGCAgctatctcaggaaaaaaaaatgaaaccaacacAGAGATTAACAAGAATAAATGTTAACTGCTTGTGTGGTTAGGAACAAATGAATTGCACAAGCACAGACAAGGGGAATTTTGACCTTTAGCATTATTTGAAAAAGGTTTTGGGTTTTAGTTGACCATTGCAAACTGTGATGAGCCAGCCTGAAAAGGCAGCTCGAGCCTCATCTCAGGTTCTGTGTTAATAGAAGAGTCCTGATCAAAGCCACGGCATCATCAGCATTATCACATTTACTGGACCACTGCACTCTCCTCCATCCAAGCCCACTTCCAATTCAGTCTACAAAGAGCCCAGTAAGCTTAGAAAATGAAACTTGGATACCAGTTCTCCGCTTAACATCCTACAATGGCTTCTCACTTGACCAAACTTCAGACAGGGCTCCTCTGACATTTCTTTTCAACTTGGCATCATCTTTAGGCCCTGTCCTTGGCCTGTGAAGTCAGTCTGAGTAAAAAATCCTGCTAAGACATCCATCACCAcccgtccccccaccccagtaTCCGATTACTCTTGATATCCTACTTGACCAAGCTCCTCATTCCTCTCTTGATGTTCACTTGGCCTGCCTTTACCAAGATTCTTGTTATTTCATGGGCCATGAATCCCCCTACCCTTGATGTTTCCTCTTGTATTTTCTGTCCAGTGACCACCTCAATCTCTTTGGCTATGAATGTCTGTTTGTTCTTGTTGTGTTTGGAGCTGAGCAGAGtatccctccccccatccccaacCTACATGAGTGTTTCCTTGCTATCCTCATTCATAAActcttgttctttttccttcatagTGTTTACTGAAATGAGTAACTATTTGTCTTCATTTAATTCCTAATCCTCTTAACCAAACAGTAGCTACCCGTTATATGTACTAGGATATATCTACATGCTGGAacatactaggtgctcaatacatatttgtcaAATAACACCTTGGGAGCTTATTATTTCAAACAGTCAGGTAGCTCCCTGTCCTTACAGGGGTGTAAGGAGAGACACTTATATTTAGTGCTGATGTTGTACAAATGGTTCTGTGTTGAATGGAAGACAGTGTAGCTATTCCTAGGTCATATATCTACACTAATTGCTCCAAATCATTCCGGTTACCTTGGCTTGCAACTTTCACCTACATCCCCATCGGTGACCAAGTCCTATTGATTCTCCAGTTGTATTCTCTtactctttcctttctgttccaaTTTCATACGCCTCCTCTTCAGCTTATTTTACAAATCAACTACTATAATACCCTCCTAATTTACTTCCCCTTTGGATTCTTCTCCTAATGCATCCTGTATAGTACTGCAAgattaatctttctaaaatgctgTCTTCAAATGTTACCTTGCCGACAAATATCCAATGGTTCATTCGTATAGTAAATGCAATGCTAGCTTCAAGTAAAGTTTtcaggctttattttttattttcctttactgtCCTAAATGGATGTATAATAAGGCTAACTAATTTATATATCACTAGGATAAAGAttgctgtttgttgtttttatttcatatcaAATGCTACTTCCCCACCTAGACTATTTTCTTGGGTCTTAGATCTGATTTTGCCATCGACTAACTATGTGATCTTGAGTTAGTTAATCTCTACAGACTCTGGCTCCCAATTTTAAAAGGATGTTGATTAAGCGATTTCCAAAGTCTCCCTCCCccattaatattttaagttttctacTTAGGATGAACAATGTAAAAGAGACTAACTTACATGtgtatattataaaaatgtgttttgttagTCTTCAAACTTGACTATGAACTACGTAAGGGTAGGGACTCTCTTACACTTTTTGTCCTGCATAAGTACTTAACACACTGCTTTGCAGAATAATGATACTTCAATCTGCTTAAGCAATCCCAAACATAAGAGAATTAAAACCAAACATACTTACTCTCCCATAGTCCATGGTGGACAGCAACATAAAGGAGGTAAATGTTTCTGCTGATCTTTGGCTTCAAGGATTAATACCAGATTTGGATACCGGTTAGTTAGATAATTGGTAAGGAATCCCATAAAATTGTAAATGACATAAGCTTCATAACATTCTCTGCAGGTATCCACATATATTGCAATGCTGGGATATTTCAAAGCTATCCACTATGAAAAAGCACAGATGTTAAAAATAGTTGCAGCTATGATAAAATGAATTACCATTCCAACGCATGGTACTCACAGTAAGTCTACTTTTAAACTTAAGGTGTCTTGTCACATACTTGCATcaacttttctaaattttatcaTTATGAGGACTACCAGATAATCTgtgaaatgagtttttaaaagcaataaacaTCTTGGATATTGGTAAACAAAAACATTTGTGTTGGGGGTAAATAATGAACATGAAGAGAGAAGTTAAATTATgtacttgaatttttaaatataatccaAAATTTTTACTGACACGATCACAGAAAATGATGTTAaggatattttctttatatttaatcaAATTAAAGCAGTTATCTGTAACAGCTGCATGTATTAGAATCTATTAGGGAAGGTTTCTGTTTTGgtccaaataaaatatataataaataaaaaggatgacaatgtaattttaaatattacatcTTTAAAGGACTAAGAACTAcaaatccaaaattttaaaagattaagcaaagaaaacaagctatagatttttaaaacatctgcCTTTTCTATGGTTATACTTTATCTTCTTAATTAACATTAAATACAAGCGAACATTTTCACTTACTAATCTAACTCCTTATTGccaaataacatatttttattaccttAATTATGTTAGTATCATCAAACAAGTTCTTAGTTAATGAGATAAAATGAAGCATACTTACACTATCTAAACTGTATATGGGTACCATCCAAAGAATCCTATTTGGAAAgcaaaacataaatttaaaacattttacatcaTATTTATGAGACAAGCCAACACAACACTAGTagaatcaaaacaaatgaaaatttaccTTATTATTGGTTTCTGTAGTTCCGGCTGTGTATAATGCACTAAATGTTGCAATATTCCCCAAAGCGATATAGGTATAGTCAACAGCAAAAAGATTAAAGCAATAAACCAAGCCTTGGTGTGTATTCCAACCTTAAGAAGCAAAGAACATATCAGTATAAATTCCCTGCTATTAAAAGTAAAGAgctaagtaaaatatttatatttaaaaattttaatttattttattattaatgagGCTCAATATTTTCCAAGTGACTagtggcatttttatttctcttc
The nucleotide sequence above comes from Camelus dromedarius isolate mCamDro1 chromosome 1, mCamDro1.pat, whole genome shotgun sequence. Encoded proteins:
- the TMEM184C gene encoding transmembrane protein 184C, which produces MPCTCTWRNWRQWIRPLAVVIYLVSIVVAVPLCVWKLQKLEVGIHTKAWFIALIFLLLTIPISLWGILQHLVHYTQPELQKPIIRILWMVPIYSLDSWIALKYPSIAIYVDTCRECYEAYVIYNFMGFLTNYLTNRYPNLVLILEAKDQQKHLPPLCCCPPWTMGEVLLFRCKLGVLQYTVVRPFTTIFALICEMLHIYDEGNFSFSNAWTYLVIINNMSQLFAMYCLLLFYKVLKEELSPIQPVGKFLCVKLVVFVSFWQAVVIALLVKVGVISEKHTWEWQTVEAVATGLQDFIICIEMFLAAIAHHYTFSYKPYVQEAEEGSCFDSFLAMWDISDIRDDISEQVRHVGRTVMGHPRKKFFPEDQDQNEHTSLLSSSSQDATSVASSVPPSPMGHYQGFGHTVTPQTTPTTVNVSDEICNYTTGVKKEPSDISMAS